CCGCGGTATGCATTTGACTCCGGTGTCGATCGAATCGCTGAAAAACGTGCCGAAAGTGCTGCAGTTTTATATGGGAAAAAATACGCCCGAACGCAGAAACTTTATCGTACATCACCTCGCTTCCGAAATCGACGCGTAAGCGGAGGAGCTTATGGATAAGGCGGAACGGATCAGAAACGAAAAACTCGGAGCAGGCCTCATAAAAGCGCTTTCGCTTCGGCACTTCGACGCTTATTATTGTGCGTCGTCTTCGGAGGCGGCCGAAAAAATTCTCTCGCTCATACCGAAAACGGATGTCGTATCCTGGGGCGGCTCCATGACGATGGAAGCGCTCGGTGTCATAGATCGCGTAAAAAAAGGCGGATGGCGCGTCATCGACCGCAGCACGGCACAGTCGCAGGAAGAGAAAATCGAAATCATGAGGCGCGCCCTTTTGTGCGATACGTATTTGACGGGCGCGAACGCGATTTCGGAAGACGGCGAAATCGTCAACGTCGACGGAAACGGTAACCGAGTTGCAGCGATGACTTTCGGCCCGAGAAGCGTCATCGTCGCGTGCGGTATGAACAAAGTCGTAAAGACCGCCGAAGACGCGACTTCCCGCGCGCGCAATACGGCGGCTCCCGTCAATGCGCAGCGCTTCGATATATGCACGCCCTGCAAAACGACGGGAAGCTGCGCCGACTGCAAAAGCACCGACAGCATCTGCTCGTACATCGTGCGCACGCGCTTGTGCAAACCTGCGGGAAGGATCAAAGTCGTTCTCGTCGGAGAAACGCTCGGCTTTTAATTATAAAAAAAATTGACAACGGGATTCTAACGGGAGGAGAACTCCGAGACGACCGCAATTTTGTGCCGCTCAATCGGCAATAACAGGAGTAGTATATGAAAAAAAATACGATATTGTTGTTTTTACTTATGATGACAGTATGGTCATTTGCCGAGGATGTAAAAATCATAAGGATGATGACCGACGGCACGGAAGTTGCCGAATACTATTCTGCAGATATTGAAAGTCTGGTTATTTTTGATTCGGATAGTAACGGGTATAGAACACAGGATATTCGGGGTTTGGAAAAATTAAAGCACTTAAAAGTTTTGGTATTTCAAACTTTACCTTTCCTTAAAAATTATGACTTCCTTAAAGAAGTATCGACTGTAGAAGAGTTATATTTCGGTTCGGTACATTTTTCAGATTTTTCCGTTTTATCCGGTATGACAAAATTAAAAAAAGTGGAACATAATGGTTATATGCCGAAAGAAAGTATTGAAAAGATACGTTCCGAAGGCTTGGATTTTTCTTTTTGTCCGGATTTGGAATTGTTTGTTTTAGACCCCTTGAAAGAACGTTTTGATTTTATACCGGATATAAAAGTATCGTCTAAAAAGGTTTGGCTGCGGATGTACAATCAACCGATAACACGTGACAAGCTGAGTAAAGGGGAACAAGAAATATTGAAAAGGTTTTTAAAGGTAACTCTTTTTCTTGAAAATACGGCAAGTGATCGCGGAAATCAATTTTTAGCTAAAACGAGCAGGATGTCATAGGTAAAGGTGCGCTTACGGGACGGCACGGAAGGCTGGTGCTTTGCGGGATATGTAGCGACGAAAAAGCCGTGAACGGGCAGGAAAGTTTTGTATGAAAGAACCCGTAACGCTGTATACATTGGATCGGCTCGAATACAGTCAGGAAATATTGCTGTACAGAGAGCCGAAAGAACTGTCGCTGACGATATGGGTTATCGTTTCGCTGTTCGTCGCGGTTATATGCTGGATCGTATTCGGCAAAATGGAAGAAGGTTTATTAATATGAAAAGACTATTTTTAGGAATAATTATATTGTTGAGCGCCTGCCGCGTATTCGGCGAAGATGCGGCAGACAGGATGGTATTGGTAAAAGGCGGAACGTATACGAATCCTCTCGGCAGCGGGGAAACAAAACGTGTTAAGCTGGCCGATTTTTATATATCGGCAGTGCAGGTTACCGTCGGCGATTATCAGGCGTATCTTAAAGAAACGGATCCGAGTTCCGAATATCTTAATATGGAAAAACTGGGACGCAATTACGAACAACCCGTTACTGTCTCATTTCCAATGGGGTATATAACGTGGTTCGATGCGCTGGAGTATTGTAATTGGCTGAGTAAAAAGAGGGGATACCGGCCTGTATACGAGATTTGCGCGGAAAAGAAAAAAGGCAATTACCTGAAAGATAAGGCCGATTATCCGGCTGATGCCCTGGTAAAAT
This Treponema socranskii subsp. buccale DNA region includes the following protein-coding sequences:
- a CDS encoding lactate utilization protein, with product MDKAERIRNEKLGAGLIKALSLRHFDAYYCASSSEAAEKILSLIPKTDVVSWGGSMTMEALGVIDRVKKGGWRVIDRSTAQSQEEKIEIMRRALLCDTYLTGANAISEDGEIVNVDGNGNRVAAMTFGPRSVIVACGMNKVVKTAEDATSRARNTAAPVNAQRFDICTPCKTTGSCADCKSTDSICSYIVRTRLCKPAGRIKVVLVGETLGF